tcgactttttggatctaagacatgtttcttcacgatgttttccttcaccgtacgagcaagtATTAAACCCtagaaaatatacttaatatctCTTACGTTCTTTTATACTGGTCACCTATATAAagggtataaattaaattatgttttatttcaattaatcaCTTACATAGGTGCAGCCGGTGGGTACATGGGTGCTGGGTGAAGAATATTATAAGAAGCTGGTACGTGAGCCACCGGAGGTTCAGCgctgaaatttttaatataactattactctgtaataagtaaaaaaccgTTGCCTACTTTCTCTGTGCTCTTTTGAGACGAAGATTTACATCCATAACTGGATCTCGACACGtagttgtaaaataattgtgccTCTAACGAGTACATGACACTTAGAGAGTGAgagacacacacacacgcgcgcacacaaacacacaccaaatttatttttacgactccgtttgcaatgttttctattagcacttaatacttattatCTTCTATTGTATCTTATGACAATGACCTGATTGTACGTGTTCCGGTCCGGTGGTGGAGAGGCTGGCTATCTGTCACTCAGGTCTCCTGTTACAGAGACCAGTCTCTCACATACACTTCCTAATGTTATCATCttagtttaatcataataaccttgtatgtatatgtgagagaagaaataaagattattattattattatattaaaaatacatacggaAGCAACGGCTGGTGTTGATGAGCAGGTACTACAGCTGGAATACCCAAAGGCTGAATATCCGCTCTGTTGTGTCTCACGCCCAATGTCACCTgtggttattttaaatagaaaattaagtttatttgttgattatattaataaccaTGTGCTAAAATACTAATCAAaattttttgacaaaaattcTCACATGTCCTCTAGACGCAGCCTGGCATACATAGGCCACCGCTCGCGCATGTGTAGCGCCACTTAGAGGAATTCCATCTACTGATGTCAACAGATCTCCCGGGCGTAGAAGTCCGTCGGCTGGACCACCTACgcagaaattaatattattaaaatagtaaacaaatcaatttgtttataataagcGTACACAATCGGAAAGGATTTGTTTTGGTAGagtatagaatatttttatttacgggCAATCATCATTCAAAGCAAAATTCACATCtacctaaaaaataaaaacattaaaaactaaatggaATATTAGTTGTTATAAATACAATCAAACCCAAAAACTAAACTGACTCAATGACAGTTAAATATTTGCGTTGATGGAAACCATGAAAATTTATTGGAAAAATGTCGTgcctattttaaataaaaatcgattATGTGAACTCCTTTAAATAcacattacaaaacaaaataaaaaaaagatagcGGCTCAGCGGCGATATCAGAATAACTAATCAAACAAAAATCTACTCACCCGGTACAACATAACCCACCGCTACGCGGCTGCCGTCTTCGGTCCCACCAACAATACGGAATCCAAACCCTGCACTGCCGCGAGCTAGACGTACAAGGACATCTGCTTCGGGGTCAGTTGAGCCTCCAGCTTCAACCTATGTTAAAAAGAATAAGGTATTTTGTAGGCAAGCCAAACTACTAACGGAAACAGCCACTAGACAAGAGAAGTAGTGAGACAAAGATCATGACCAGTATGGTAGCAGTTCCACcatataattacttaataaagtgGTCTTGTATACTACGTCTcctatttttcttaaaaagacGACATAAACAATTTCAGATAAAAATTTGTCTGAAAGTAATGTCAAATCGTTTTAAATTGGTATtacctattttaaatttaaattattaaacacatttttctTCAATATACCTGGGGATAATTAGCGACATATCCAGACTGCTGCATGTCGGCGTCGAAGCAGGACGCTGATCTGTGTGAAACGGGCGAGTGGATGTGACGAGATGGAGATGGGTCGCGGAGCCTGTTGGTATTTAAGTCGAggattaaatgtaaatttagaaacattcaaatatttgattgttatatcaaataaaagtatatagaAATTAGAATCATGAATCACAaagctatatattatttaattgattacGTTTCAGTGAATATAAAAAGAGATATATAAATGGGACGGTCCGATCTTTTACCTACCTTGTGTAGGGTAAATATTACAAGTTAAAGTTTTAGTAAACTTGTTTCTCTAATTCCATTAGAAATTCTACTCACCTCGCGTAAATAACAATAGTTATAGGTCGTCGAGACATAAGCCTTTGTATAAAGCATGAAACAAAAAGCTAAAATAAAGGAAAGCATGCGGTTATACTATAATCAACTATAGTAATGGATTTAGAAAAATCTTTTGCATTTAGGCATGCATTATGCATTAGAGAAATGCAAGAAAAAGTGATAAACATTGgtcaaaattaatttcttatcgTCAAGGGGGACTGTTTGTAtgtatacatgtatttttgagAAGCATGaccttaaaaactaaatctgcAAAAATAACTCCACAAATTTACGTGCCGATAACAATACTGTAAAACTACTGCTCTACcgcattatttaaattatatttgcggtataaaatctttataaattcaatCATAGAAGTTAAGTAActtattgataataaaaacgttAATTCAAAAGGTATTATTCCCTATTGGGTTTGTAGAGATAGTATTTACTGACTAGTACATATAAAATAGAGTTGTAGAAGATAGAGTAAATGTATGAAACTAATAAATCAGTACCTGAGTGGTGACCCCTTCAATCTTCCGTTAGAAGAGTTATTTGAAGGAGATTGACTTTGAAGTCTCGTTGAAGGTGATGTGTTGAGAAGTCTGTCTGTTGCGCTGGTGTTCGATGGTGAATTACTGCGTAGTCGACCTGtcacattatttaaaagttgACATCATGATTAAAACCcatacatttatatacatttttcttttaattaatgaacAAATATCCCAAACTCATATGAGGTATCAAAGTGGTCATTGACCTATACTTATGTGACGTAcgataaagttatattttttaatatactgcGATTTCTACTAATAAATAGTcctgttttttattagtagAAATCGCAGTgatattttatgatatattcagaaaatactaaattaatgtattttagacaattattattaatttagactTTTTCTATAACCTTGAAAAACATTCTACATAACCTTATTTACCTTTAGGATATTGTAATTACCTGTAGAGTTAGCTGGTGAGTGTGGTCTAAGGCGACTAGTAGACGGTGACTGCCGGGACATACCACCAATAGCTGCTGTTGTTGGAGAGTGAAGTAAACCATCTTCGGGAAAacctaataaattaaattagaacgTTGGAAAATTTCATGAGGATGTTAAGCCAACGCTCGCCATACTACAGctatgattaataattaagaattaattaagTGCATACATAGAATCAAGAAATATAATAGTGGTGGTGAGTGGACTTTATACTATTTTTGGGGGGGACAATTCGCATATGTATAGTAAGATAAAACCTAAGAAATAAAGACACTGGTACTTGCCAGAAACTATACTAACACTAATTGGCCATACGAACCTCCATTATCGCTACTATCTGCCACACTCGCATTTCCCCTCCAGTAGGCAGCGTTCATATCAACGTGAACTGTCGGTGTAGGTACTTCGCCCCAGTTGTTATTCCACCTCTCACCGTTACCCTCCCAATTCCCATTACTTGTACCTTCCCCGTCCCACTTTTGGCTGGATCCATCCCATTTTTGGCTTGACCCGTCCCACTTTTGGCTCGAGCCGTCCCACTTTTGGCTCGACCCGTCCCACTTTTGGCTTGCACCGTCCCACTTTTGTGCGTTTTCTGCCCAATTTCGTATATTATTGGAATTATCTATCCAGGTCTCTCGTTCGGTCCAGTTGTCTGTTTGTTCACTCCAAGGCGTGACTACCGGCAGGGTAAGTCTGGCCCCAGGCGTGGAACTTCTGCGGCGTCGTTCCATGATGCTTTCGCGGGTTTCGCGTGATTTGTGTTCAGGCACCGCGTAGGTAGCTtcaactaaaattaataagtaggcgtgtatattcaaaatttaaattatacaactGTTAAAAGATAACAGAATTCCTTTAGCAATCatacttaaaacaaaaatgtataaaatacttatagaGCTGTCGAACGATTGTTCCTGTATGAAGATTACCATTGGTAGCGCTCAAGACGAGATTGTGACTTGAGATACGAACTGGAATATGGACCTTTaggtatgtaataattaatgtttaaagaactttatttctcattacaaaaattattttttatttacatgagaaatttaatattaagtatatacgatcgagatacacgtcgccatcagctagcccaattttagtctaatgggcccattctgatgtgtatctttaatgcccttttgaactgatcaatcacgctaatgttacgaagcttagacggcaaccgattaaacaattgcacaccctcatacctaatagatctctttaaataatttgtgcgcggctttggcaagataagcaaactcgctcgacgagtattgcgtgtagtggtgtatttgattttattaaatgataagttactatgtagagaattaatataattaacataatcGAAATCTCGACCTGCGCTTCGTATATATAGAACTAAATGGAAGCATGAATATACACCGTTCAAATaacattcatataaaaaattcatttgttGGAGCTGTCAAACTGACACAATCGTATAGATGCATACATTTGAAACACTATTgaatttttactaaataatccCACCTGCATGTGTTAGGGGGCATCCATTAATTACGTaaggtgtttaagggggggagagggtcgagtcaaatctcatttaatgtTACGTTGGAGagggggggtctcggcaaatatcacgcaatttttttttccgattgaaattttttttaggaaaacggttgaccctaaaggccatctctgcaacttcccgctaactctatacctaaacgctcaacatttcacttcTTATTTTGTTCGAGCTCAAAAGTACGAATTccgtgttattttgagttctACGAGCTCAAAGAGATAGCTTCTTACGCGTTTACGTGAGAAACCcatatttagaaaaatctcacgtgagattgggggttGGGGGAGGgtgttgaataaaatctcacgacatctcaccagagggggggggggagataccgaaaatttaaataaacacctcacgtaatgtatggacgcccccttaccAGTGCTGGCCAAGGCtaatagataaaattaattacctgAATTCATTTCATTTTGCCGGCGTGTGTCAGCTGCAACGGCAGGTGATCGAAGCTGTTCAGCTGTCGGGGTTTTACTTCTACCGAGCTGAGAATTCACTGCGTTTGctggtaaaaacaaaaatatttagaggAGCGATACAGATTTGAAAATCAGAGAACGTATCATCCCTCTTGATTTTCATTGGCTAATATTAAACTGTACATTTCACTGTGTGACTTACTATTAGCTGGTTGAACCCTTGTAGCAGACCGACTTCTGGGCGCGCGTGTTATTGTATTCTTTCTCCACACTCGTAGTGTGGTTTCTGACATCGCTGGGCATTCTTTTAGCACCTAAAATGTTATAAAGTATTAGATTATTCgcctaagggagcg
This Pieris napi chromosome 16, ilPieNapi1.2, whole genome shotgun sequence DNA region includes the following protein-coding sequences:
- the LOC125057230 gene encoding membrane-associated guanylate kinase, WW and PDZ domain-containing protein 2 isoform X4, producing the protein MVFRVLFCYRKNTEKGYNTGTSHWLDPRLARVRKHSLGECGEDELPYGWERVTDERYGSYYVDHINRRTQYENPVLQARRLRAEKLVAENNNNYQSNGTTPTGELRGERFSLTLTKGTQGLGFTLIGAEGSPETEGYLQIRSIVPHSPAWIDGALRPGDVIVGVGNRGVRGLSHAQVAQIFQGIAAGSDVALHFVRGYPLSFDSEDPNTRVLSTLAVDASSDAVAMQQLTRALRTRFNLDSPNDQSRDETDNSCEVNPTQRRLLSRSFDLDEIPATEANSLPPRCPSADHLLTLATDHQHRSVTNEPGRELVLTLRRGAAGFGFTIADSVHGQKVKKVLDLGRCAGLREGDLLLQIGDTDVRHVPHQRVVQVLKECPAMSETTLRVWRKNTITRAPRSRSATRVQPANTNAVNSQLGRSKTPTAEQLRSPAVAADTRRQNEMNSVEATYAVPEHKSRETRESIMERRRRSSTPGARLTLPVVTPWSEQTDNWTERETWIDNSNNIRNWAENAQKWDGASQKWDGSSQKWDGSSQKWDGSSQKWDGSSQKWDGEGTSNGNWEGNGERWNNNWGEVPTPTVHVDMNAAYWRGNASVADSSDNGGFPEDGLLHSPTTAAIGGMSRQSPSTSRLRPHSPANSTGRLRSNSPSNTSATDRLLNTSPSTRLQSQSPSNNSSNGRLKGSPLRLRDPSPSRHIHSPVSHRSASCFDADMQQSGYVANYPQVEAGGSTDPEADVLVRLARGSAGFGFRIVGGTEDGSRVAVGYVVPGGPADGLLRPGDLLTSVDGIPLSGATHARAVAYVCQAASRGHVTLGVRHNRADIQPLGIPAVVPAHQHQPLLPAEPPVAHVPASYNILHPAPMYPPAAPIYGVQYEAGGGWTVPYDVTVTRNEGEGFGFVVISSTNKATSTIGQLIANSPAARCGLLHVGDTIVAINHLPVRNLPHPEVVALIKRSGTTVTLTVLPPD
- the LOC125057230 gene encoding membrane-associated guanylate kinase, WW and PDZ domain-containing protein 2 isoform X3; translated protein: MAQSSVDSDRLSSAGISTHSSGTAGPVGGSVVGVRAGDQGHKREDEDDYLGPLPPMWEKAFTPSGERYFIDYNTGTSHWLDPRLARVRKHSLGECGEDELPYGWERVTDERYGSYYVDHINRRTQYENPVLQARRLRAEKLVAENNNNYQSNGTTPTGELRGERFSLTLTKGTQGLGFTLIGAEGSPETEGYLQIRSIVPHSPAWIDGALRPGDVIVGVGNRGVRGLSHAQVAQIFQGIAAGSDVALHFVRGYPLSFDSEDPNTRVLSTLAVDASSDAVAMQQLTRALRTSFDLDEIPATEANSLPPRCPSADHLLTLATDHQHRSVTNEPGRELVLTLRRGAAGFGFTIADSVHGQKVKKVLDLGRCAGLREGDLLLQIGDTDVRHVPHQRVVQVLKECPAMSETTLRVWRKNTITRAPRSRSATRVQPANTNAVNSQLGRSKTPTAEQLRSPAVAADTRRQNEMNSVEATYAVPEHKSRETRESIMERRRRSSTPGARLTLPVVTPWSEQTDNWTERETWIDNSNNIRNWAENAQKWDGASQKWDGSSQKWDGSSQKWDGSSQKWDGSSQKWDGEGTSNGNWEGNGERWNNNWGEVPTPTVHVDMNAAYWRGNASVADSSDNGGFPEDGLLHSPTTAAIGGMSRQSPSTSRLRPHSPANSTGRLRSNSPSNTSATDRLLNTSPSTRLQSQSPSNNSSNGRLKGSPLRLRDPSPSRHIHSPVSHRSASCFDADMQQSGYVANYPQVEAGGSTDPEADVLVRLARGSAGFGFRIVGGTEDGSRVAVGYVVPGGPADGLLRPGDLLTSVDGIPLSGATHARAVAYVCQAASRGHVTLGVRHNRADIQPLGIPAVVPAHQHQPLLPAEPPVAHVPASYNILHPAPMYPPAAPIYGVQYEAGGGWTVPYDVTVTRNEGEGFGFVVISSTNKATSTIGQLIANSPAARCGLLHVGDTIVAINHLPVRNLPHPEVVALIKRSGTTVTLTVLPPD